The following proteins are co-located in the Penaeus monodon isolate SGIC_2016 chromosome 10, NSTDA_Pmon_1, whole genome shotgun sequence genome:
- the LOC119577469 gene encoding uncharacterized protein LOC119577469 — translation MSYSWTVSAVLLVALLVAVSGQRRPAPSFPSRTELELAVNNPSTVRKALVCIRGYACKLPYGQVLRQAGPELIMTGRCPPHVCKNRRQQELAKWMILKIQEKYPELFYNAVHDLSRRG, via the exons ATGTCTTATTCGTGGACAGTATCAGCCGTCCTCCTGGTGGCGCTCTTGGTTGCAGTCAGTGGCCAGAGAAGACCCGCGCCGAGTTTCCCGTCAAGAACTGAGCTCGAATTGGCCGTGAATAACCCTAGCACCGTCCGTAAAGCTCTGGTTTGCATCCGAGGCTATGCGTGCAAGCTCCCATACGGACAAGTATTGAGAC AGGCAGGCCCTGAGCTCATCATGACTGGACGGTGCCCTCCCCACGTGTGTAAGAACAGGAGGCAACAGGAGCTGGCCAAATGGATGATCCTCAAGATCCAGGAAAAGTACCCAGAACTCTTCTACAACGCCGTGCACGACTTGAGCAGACGGGGTTGA